From a region of the Micropterus dolomieu isolate WLL.071019.BEF.003 ecotype Adirondacks linkage group LG21, ASM2129224v1, whole genome shotgun sequence genome:
- the LOC123960327 gene encoding uncharacterized protein LOC123960327, producing the protein MCSEFKLGFQQNLAKKLPSIRGGGEEEAVLAEILKKRHSSPFNTKDLNEWMDCKEREVYTLMSLTNMMKNTKIVPSQNVLSKETLSADHAVCFVFTSLGSAEPYLSVLSNYLKQTPEADDPLDVEKEQWFTSKEITDAMRNKAKLFSDFAEANKENKNIKFLTVGLTNETQKGSSIYLYEGGFSVNENFEPPSKPETVTASDIKHNSVTLKISAPRFGAENITSYSVEYCVRGEDGWQQETASKAGEVTVSHLSPNTEYMFRCRAVTSAGVGPANEVSGSIKTLPCSPPGKPQVEPNSSEISVSWEKPAELGQDVQILSYIVEYAKTDNGVKEEDLQWNHGMMTGTEKTIISGLQSETEYVVRVRCDCGEAGRSKESISVNVCTMKFKRLTELLKSRSERINSESPSVYKLPLKEEDTDIDGCRRYSFGKESTRKNRTIMFFGVTGSGKATLINGLINYIVGVEWKDNFRFKLIDEGQSTSQAESQTSKVSVYKINHQEGFKTEYSLTIVDTPEFGDTKCIERDKQITEQLCNLFSAELGVSEIDALCFVAQASLARLTPTQKYVFDSVLSIFGKDVAENIRVLVTFADGQHPPVLQAINALGVPCPKTRDGLPVHFKLNHSALFGDNKPSTAGSMSGDDEDDDGGFDQMCWNMGTKSMKRFFVALNSIETKSLMMTKEVLRGRQQLENSVEHSLKQVKAELAKLEEIKDVQENYPTRSWAFLEELTDEFREFMKAEVMKLIESSTECLGRLKEISLKPDLLYHPDYIDILIEGEKSETKPGWKRRVQSLKEIREKVERNEDNDVITLMQMMMVTIVLSSSDEEGNDGAFFLLKKMMKIMLSLKK; encoded by the coding sequence ATGTGCTCTGAGTTCAAGCTGGGATTCCAACAAAACTTGGCAAAGAAACTTCCATCAatccgaggaggaggagaagaggaggctgTGCTCGCAGAGATCCTGAAGAAGAGACATTCTTCTCCTTTCAACACCAAAGACCTGAATGAGTGGATGGACTGTAAAGAGAGAGAAGTCTACACCTTAATGTCTTTAACCAACATGATGAAAAACACCAAGATCGTCCCCTCTCAGAATGTTCTTAGTAAAGAAACCCTCAGTGCAGACcatgctgtgtgttttgttttcacctCCCTGGGAAGTGCTGAACCGTACCTCTCAGTTTTATCTAACTACTTAAAACAAACACCCGAAGCAGACGACCCTCTAGATGTAGAGAAGGAACAATGGTTCacctcaaaagaaataacagatGCAATGAGGAATAAAGCAAAGCTCTTCAGTGACTTTGCAGAGGCCAACAAGGAGAACAAGAACATAAAGTTCCTGACAGTGGGATTAACAAATGAGACACAGAAAGGTTCAAGCATCTACCTTTATGAAGGCGGCTTTTCTGTCAATGAGAACTTTGAGCCGCCTTCAAAGCCTGAAACAGTAACAGCAAGTGACATAAAGCACAACAGTGTGACACTGAAGATTTCTGCGCCCAGATTTGGAGCAGAGAACATCACCTCCTACTCTGTAGAGTACTGTGTCAGAGGAGAGGATGGATGGCAACAAGAGACAGCATCAAAAGCTGGAGAAGTCACAGTGAGCCATCTGAGTCCTAACACAGAGTATATGTTCAGATGCAGAGCAGTGACCTCAGCAGGTGTTGGGCCGGCCAATGAAGTCAGTGGTTCCATTAAAACCTTACCTTGCAGCCCTCCTGGAAAACCTCAAGTTGAACCAAACTCAAGTGAGATCTCAGTCAGCTGGGAGAAACCTGCTGAGCTTGGACAAGATGTCCAGATTTTGAGCTACATCGTGGAGTACGCCAAAACAGACAACGGGGTGAAAGAGGAAGATCTCCAATGGAACCATGGAATGATGACAGGAACTGAAAAGACGATCATTTCAGGGCTTCAGTCAGAGACAGAATATGTTGTCAGAGTCAGATGTGACTGTGGTGAAGCTGGAAGAAGCAAGGAGAGCATCTCTGTTAATGTCTGCACAATGAAATTTAAACGTCTCACAGAACTCCTCAAAAGTAGAAGTGAAAGGATAAATTCTGAATCACCTTCAGTTTACAAACTGCCTCTGAAAGAAGAAGATACGGACATTGATGGATGTAGAAGATACAGTTTTGGCAAAGAAAGCACGAGGAAAAATCGCACAATAATGTTTTTTGGTGTGACTGGATCTGGAAAGGCGACTCTGATCAATGGACTGATCAACTACATTGTTGGTGTGGAGTGGAAGGACAATTTCAGATTTAAACTAATTGATGAGGGTCAGTCGACGTCACAGGCTGAAAGCCAGACCTCTAAAGTCTCTGTGTACAAAATCAACCACCAGGagggttttaaaacagaatacTCTCTGACCATTGTTGACACTCCAGAGTTTGGAGATACAAAATGCATagaaagagacaaacagatCACAGAACAGCTGTGTAATCTCTTCTCTGCTGAGCTTGGTGTCAGTGAAATTGACGCTTTGTGTTTTGTAGCTCAGGCTTCTTTAGCTCGACTCACACCAACACAGAAATATGTGTTTGACTCTGTGCTCTCAATCTTTGGCAAAGATGTGGCAGAAAACATCAGGGTTCTGGTGACATTCGCAGACGGCCAGCATCCACCAGTTCTACAGGCCATCAATGCTTTAGGTGTCCCATGTCCTAAAACAAGAGACGGGCTGCCAGTTCACTTCAAATTGAATCATTCAGCGCTGTTTGGAGACAACAAACCATCTACAGCAGGCAGCATGAGTGgggatgatgaagatgatgatggagGCTTTGATCAGATGTGTTGGAACATGGGGACAAAAAGCATGAAGAGGTTCTTTGTTGCTTTAAATTCCATAGAAACCAAAAGCCTGATGATGACGAAGGAGGTCCTCAGAGGAAGACAGCAGCTCGAGAATTCAGTTGAACATTCGCTGAAGCAGGTTAAAGCTGAGTTAGCCAAGCTTGAGGAGATAAAAGATGTGCAAGAAAACTACCCAACACGTTCTTGGGCATTTCTTGAAGAACTGACAGATGAATTTCGTGAATTTATGAAAGCAGAGGTGATGAAACTGATAGAGAGTTCTACTGAGTGTTTAGGTAGACTTAAAGAGATATCACTGAAGCCAGATCTTCTCTACCATCCAGACTACATTGACATACTTATTGAGGGAGAGAAATCTGAGACCAAGCCAGGCTGGAAACGACGAGTTCAGTCCCTAAAAGAAATAAGAGAAAAAGTAGAAAGAAATGAAGATAATGATGTCATCACCTTGATGCAGATGATGATGGTAACAATAGTTTTATCATCCTCTGATGAAGAAGGTAATGATGGCGCGTTCTTCTTGttgaagaagatgatgaagattATGTTATCTCTAAAGAAGTAG